The Halalkalibacter krulwichiae genome has a segment encoding these proteins:
- a CDS encoding sugar phosphate nucleotidyltransferase, with protein MKGVIMAGGKGTRLRPLTCNVPKPMVPLIEKPVMQYSIELLKKYGITDIAVTVQYLPDKIRDYFGDGSELGVNLTYFEETTPLGTAGSVKQAEEFLDEPFIVVSGDALTDFNLEDGINFHNEKNSVTTIFMKQVECPLEFGVIMTDEENRIIRFLEKPSWSEVFSDTVNTGIYIMDPSIFSYIPSDTVCDFSKDVFPRLLEEEAGLFGYAANGYWSDIGNLKQYRQAHSDLLNGEVKAEISATEIEPTIWVGDNVIVEHGTKLEGPVAIGSNSIIRQGAYVGPHSILGAGTTVAHGASLKRSVVWAGNYIGENSELRGVTLCTGVTVGAKTSLFEDVVIGDHSTVGEGAIIQPDAKVWPYKRIEPFQTVQQALVWNENSAKSLMRGHKAEGIANIELTPEVGTKLGAAYGSMLNQGERVILASDGYAFSNLMKLSIIQSLQAAGIHIIELGETMLPVLRYSVETEDVQGGIYIRLSGRGEEKQMVIEFFDDKGLPIDSSKQREIEQIILFQSYRRVAFNYIGHLETNTVLEKSYEKQLVQSVNYHNIIDKKWKIALQDEGINQLSLLPSLLKNLGCEVYHLPQNYDIESTKNYVLSQNIDFAILLGESGEFISMMTAEGKLLTEEEQLTLFILAQLEKGTKSSLAIPLYGGTALEEIAASYDKVVVRTKSSARAMMESEGTVQMMHYDAPYAIAHVLEYITEQNTSLETVLTKLPIQGIYKEEVQCKTEQKGLVMRKLMESLKGKEVELVDGMKVYQEGSWTFIVPDQEDGRFTVYAQSKDSEHAKQLAGEYIEQINDIKQQTS; from the coding sequence ATGAAAGGTGTCATCATGGCTGGAGGAAAAGGAACGAGATTACGCCCATTAACTTGTAATGTACCAAAACCAATGGTCCCATTAATAGAAAAGCCAGTTATGCAGTATAGTATTGAATTACTGAAGAAATATGGAATTACAGATATTGCTGTAACAGTGCAATATTTACCTGATAAGATTCGTGATTACTTTGGTGATGGATCAGAATTAGGCGTGAATTTAACGTATTTCGAAGAAACGACACCTTTAGGCACAGCTGGAAGCGTCAAACAAGCTGAAGAATTTTTAGATGAACCTTTCATTGTTGTTAGTGGTGACGCTTTAACTGACTTTAATTTAGAGGATGGAATCAATTTTCATAATGAAAAAAATAGTGTTACAACTATTTTTATGAAACAAGTTGAATGCCCGTTAGAATTTGGTGTAATTATGACGGATGAAGAAAATCGAATCATTCGCTTTTTAGAAAAGCCAAGTTGGAGCGAAGTGTTTAGTGACACAGTTAACACAGGTATTTATATTATGGATCCAAGTATTTTCTCTTATATCCCTAGTGATACCGTATGTGACTTTAGTAAAGATGTGTTTCCACGTTTATTAGAGGAGGAAGCTGGTCTTTTCGGTTATGCAGCAAACGGGTACTGGTCTGACATTGGAAATTTAAAGCAGTATCGTCAAGCGCATAGCGACCTGTTAAATGGAGAAGTCAAAGCAGAGATTAGTGCAACGGAAATTGAACCTACAATATGGGTTGGAGATAATGTCATTGTTGAGCATGGAACTAAGCTAGAAGGACCTGTAGCGATCGGATCAAATTCAATTATTCGTCAAGGAGCATATGTTGGACCACATAGTATTCTAGGTGCAGGAACGACAGTTGCACACGGGGCATCTTTAAAAAGGTCTGTTGTTTGGGCGGGGAATTACATCGGAGAAAACAGTGAATTAAGAGGAGTAACCTTATGTACTGGTGTAACGGTTGGAGCAAAGACTTCTTTATTTGAAGATGTAGTCATTGGAGATCACAGTACAGTTGGTGAAGGAGCAATTATACAACCGGATGCAAAAGTATGGCCATACAAAAGAATTGAACCATTTCAAACAGTGCAACAGGCTTTGGTTTGGAATGAAAATAGTGCAAAATCCTTGATGAGAGGTCACAAAGCAGAAGGAATTGCTAACATAGAATTGACTCCAGAAGTTGGAACGAAGTTAGGTGCAGCTTACGGAAGTATGTTAAATCAAGGAGAAAGAGTTATATTAGCTAGTGATGGATATGCTTTTTCAAATTTAATGAAATTATCAATCATCCAAAGTTTGCAAGCCGCAGGGATTCATATTATTGAATTAGGTGAAACAATGTTGCCAGTATTAAGGTATAGTGTGGAAACCGAAGATGTGCAAGGTGGTATCTACATCAGACTTTCTGGTCGGGGCGAAGAGAAACAAATGGTCATTGAATTCTTTGATGACAAAGGATTACCAATTGATTCTTCCAAACAGCGTGAAATAGAACAAATTATCTTATTTCAATCTTATCGTCGAGTTGCATTTAATTATATAGGACATTTAGAAACGAACACAGTATTGGAAAAGAGTTATGAAAAACAATTGGTTCAGTCTGTTAATTATCACAATATCATTGATAAAAAATGGAAAATTGCATTACAAGATGAAGGTATAAATCAACTTTCGTTATTACCCTCGCTATTAAAAAATTTAGGTTGTGAAGTTTATCATTTACCACAAAACTATGATATCGAATCAACTAAGAATTATGTGCTCTCGCAAAACATCGACTTTGCAATACTGTTAGGGGAGAGCGGTGAGTTTATAAGCATGATGACAGCTGAGGGTAAGCTCTTAACGGAAGAAGAACAGTTAACTTTATTTATTCTAGCGCAGCTTGAAAAAGGAACAAAGTCATCATTAGCTATTCCGCTATATGGAGGAACAGCACTTGAAGAAATAGCAGCAAGTTACGATAAAGTAGTTGTTCGTACGAAATCATCTGCAAGGGCAATGATGGAGTCAGAAGGAACCGTTCAAATGATGCATTATGATGCTCCATATGCGATTGCACATGTACTAGAGTATATCACGGAGCAAAATACATCTTTGGAAACCGTTTTAACAAAGTTACCAATTCAGGGTATTTATAAGGAAGAAGTACAATGTAAAACAGAACAAAAAGGATTGGTTATGAGAAAGTTAATGGAGTCTTTGAAAGGTAAGGAAGTTGAACTTGTTGATGGAATGAAAGTGTATCAAGAGGGAAGTTGGACTTTCATAGTGCCAGACCAAGAGGATGGTAGATTTACTGTATATGCTCAATCAAAAGACAGTGAGCATGCTAAACAACTGGCGGGTGAATACATTGAACAAATTAACGATATTAAGCAGCAAACATCGTAA
- a CDS encoding 5-formyltetrahydrofolate cyclo-ligase: protein MNEKGKIRKQILDNLNNLTSEQLFNNSKNIQHHLVHSSYWKEASIIGLTISRDKEVHTYEIIEEGWRQNKKIAVPRANFKTKEMTFFEITSFEQLEESTFGLKEPLPYLCPVMKPESIDLMIVPGVAFDKEGYRLGYGGGFYDRYLPKVQASMIALAYECQLIERVPLEQHDKKVDRIISEKGFYR, encoded by the coding sequence GTGAACGAAAAAGGAAAAATACGCAAACAAATTTTAGATAATTTAAACAACTTAACGAGTGAGCAGCTTTTCAATAACTCAAAGAATATTCAACATCACTTAGTTCATTCAAGTTATTGGAAAGAAGCGTCGATAATAGGGCTAACTATTTCACGTGATAAAGAAGTTCATACATACGAAATTATTGAAGAAGGTTGGAGGCAAAATAAGAAAATTGCTGTACCTCGTGCTAATTTTAAAACAAAGGAAATGACTTTTTTTGAAATTACTAGCTTTGAACAATTAGAAGAGAGTACATTTGGTTTGAAGGAACCGCTACCTTATTTATGCCCTGTTATGAAACCAGAATCTATCGATTTGATGATCGTTCCAGGTGTCGCCTTTGATAAGGAAGGGTATCGTTTAGGGTATGGAGGAGGCTTCTACGATCGATATCTCCCTAAAGTTCAAGCCTCGATGATAGCGCTAGCCTACGAATGCCAATTAATTGAAAGGGTTCCACTAGAACAACATGATAAAAAAGTAGATCGAATTATTAGTGAGAAAGGCTTTTATCGATGA
- a CDS encoding 1,4-alpha-glucan branching protein domain-containing protein: MLKEGYYSLVLHAHLPYVRHKEEGRLEERWLFEAITESYIPLLWELNETKVKEALTISFSPPVMEMLADPIIQERYLDYLIKTEELLLKEAESNTQTNEEENLINFYRNRYQKIKNTFLELEKNILNGFRQLMEKNVIVCITSAATHAFLPYVKTKAAIRSQVVEAVRCFAKHFGRKPKGFWLPECAFAPGVDRILVEEGITYSFVDEHALKDADPSPSKETGAPIYSPHGLILFPRHTDLSSKVWSSTLGYPGDVDYREFYRDIAYEREWEYIKPYVHEEVRIDTGIKHRRITGQGEHKEIYVREWAEGKINSHADHFLQSIKEEINKHGDQCYPPYLMVTPFDAELFGHWWFEGPEWIGQVLKKGENQVNFITPESYIDRHYQDFDTAHVSFSTWGRDGYGHVWVNEKNQYLYRHHHRMETDLASLVALISKPTEIEKRALQQLVREWMLAVSSDWAFIIDGQSAVQYAEERFSTHLSRFDAIKEKLILGSLETDWLTVIEQGFPFLQEIDERIFCSPHDSYIQSLNFEESEDNENRRSILMLSWEFPPMMVGGLSRHVFDLSRALVEKGHDVHVVTSYVDGYPDYEVNQGVHVHRVKGLQPHSEQFFDWVASLNLAMVQYVNKLARKQSFHIIHAHDWLVGVAATALKRSLDIPLLATIHATEHGRNNGIHSELQYEINQKEWELTYEADHVIVCSEYMKNELQFIFGLPDEKLSIIPNGVDFELIKPQSHSPISIQTNDAFTIFSVGRMVKEKGYQTVIDTAAMIREKGLNIRFVIAGKGPMLESYRQQVEQRQLQSFITFLGFVSDEERNEWFSRCDATVFPSLYEPFGIVALEGMAAGKATIVSDTGGLSGIIRHNENGLKIFPGDEESLFNQVLYLYNHPISREALATQGLRDVKTKFDWGTIAGQTDKAINKCLGESVVTI; the protein is encoded by the coding sequence ATGTTGAAAGAAGGTTATTATTCATTGGTTTTGCATGCACACTTGCCATATGTAAGACATAAAGAAGAAGGGCGTCTTGAAGAAAGGTGGCTATTTGAAGCTATCACGGAATCTTATATTCCTCTCCTTTGGGAATTGAATGAAACGAAGGTAAAAGAAGCTTTAACGATTTCTTTTTCTCCACCAGTAATGGAGATGTTAGCGGATCCGATTATCCAAGAGCGTTATCTTGATTATTTAATTAAGACAGAAGAACTTCTTCTTAAAGAGGCGGAGTCAAACACTCAAACAAATGAAGAGGAAAATTTAATTAATTTTTACAGGAACAGATATCAGAAAATTAAAAATACATTTCTTGAGTTAGAAAAAAATATATTAAATGGATTCCGTCAATTGATGGAGAAAAATGTAATAGTTTGCATAACAAGTGCGGCAACTCATGCATTTTTACCTTATGTGAAAACAAAAGCTGCGATTCGATCTCAAGTAGTTGAAGCGGTTCGTTGTTTCGCAAAGCATTTTGGACGTAAACCAAAGGGATTTTGGCTACCAGAGTGTGCCTTTGCACCTGGGGTAGATCGAATTCTCGTTGAGGAAGGTATTACATATTCTTTTGTAGATGAACATGCACTAAAAGATGCCGATCCAAGCCCCTCAAAAGAAACAGGTGCACCTATTTATTCTCCGCACGGATTAATTCTCTTTCCGAGACATACAGATCTTTCGAGCAAAGTTTGGAGTTCAACATTAGGATATCCAGGTGATGTTGATTACCGTGAATTTTACCGTGATATTGCATACGAAAGAGAGTGGGAATACATTAAGCCTTATGTACATGAGGAAGTGCGGATTGATACAGGGATCAAGCATCGACGTATTACTGGTCAAGGTGAACATAAAGAAATTTACGTTCGTGAATGGGCAGAAGGGAAAATCAATTCCCATGCTGATCATTTTCTTCAAAGCATAAAAGAAGAAATAAATAAACATGGAGACCAATGTTACCCACCCTATTTAATGGTTACACCATTTGATGCAGAGTTGTTTGGCCATTGGTGGTTTGAGGGACCAGAGTGGATTGGACAAGTTTTGAAAAAAGGGGAGAACCAAGTTAATTTCATTACCCCGGAGAGTTACATTGATCGACATTATCAAGATTTTGATACAGCTCATGTTTCTTTCTCGACATGGGGAAGAGATGGATATGGTCACGTTTGGGTAAATGAAAAAAATCAATATTTATACAGACACCACCATAGAATGGAGACAGATTTAGCATCATTGGTTGCGCTAATCTCCAAGCCGACTGAAATTGAAAAGCGTGCTCTGCAACAATTAGTTCGTGAATGGATGCTTGCAGTAAGTTCTGATTGGGCATTTATCATCGATGGTCAGAGTGCTGTTCAGTACGCAGAAGAGAGGTTTTCGACCCACTTAAGCAGATTTGATGCCATTAAAGAAAAATTAATTCTCGGTTCCCTTGAAACAGATTGGTTAACTGTCATTGAACAAGGGTTTCCGTTCTTACAAGAGATTGATGAGAGAATCTTTTGCTCTCCACATGATTCTTATATACAATCACTGAATTTTGAGGAATCAGAAGATAATGAAAATAGACGTTCTATCTTAATGTTAAGTTGGGAGTTTCCGCCGATGATGGTTGGTGGTTTGTCTCGTCATGTGTTTGATCTTTCACGAGCGTTAGTCGAAAAAGGACACGATGTACACGTTGTGACCTCTTATGTGGATGGTTATCCAGATTATGAAGTGAATCAAGGAGTACATGTTCACAGAGTAAAAGGTTTGCAACCTCATTCTGAGCAATTTTTTGATTGGGTTGCTAGTTTAAATTTGGCAATGGTTCAGTATGTAAATAAGCTTGCTAGAAAGCAATCTTTCCATATCATTCATGCTCATGATTGGTTAGTCGGCGTTGCAGCTACTGCATTAAAACGTTCATTAGATATTCCGTTATTAGCTACGATACATGCAACAGAGCATGGCCGGAATAATGGGATACATAGTGAATTGCAATATGAGATTAATCAAAAGGAATGGGAATTAACTTACGAAGCTGATCACGTCATTGTGTGCAGTGAGTATATGAAAAACGAATTACAGTTCATTTTTGGTTTGCCAGATGAAAAGTTGTCTATTATTCCAAATGGTGTTGATTTTGAATTAATTAAACCACAATCACATTCACCTATCTCCATTCAAACGAATGATGCATTTACCATCTTTTCTGTTGGAAGAATGGTAAAAGAAAAAGGATATCAAACGGTAATCGATACTGCTGCCATGATAAGAGAAAAAGGTTTGAATATACGATTTGTAATAGCGGGGAAAGGACCTATGCTTGAATCTTACAGACAACAGGTTGAGCAAAGACAGTTACAATCTTTCATTACATTCTTAGGATTTGTTAGTGATGAAGAAAGAAACGAATGGTTTTCACGTTGTGACGCAACGGTTTTCCCTAGCTTATATGAGCCATTTGGAATTGTTGCTCTTGAAGGGATGGCTGCTGGAAAAGCAACGATCGTTTCAGATACAGGTGGGCTATCAGGGATCATTCGTCATAACGAAAACGGCTTAAAAATTTTCCCTGGTGATGAAGAAAGTTTATTTAACCAAGTTCTATATTTATACAATCATCCTATTTCGAGGGAAGCATTGGCAACACAAGGTCTTCGTGATGTAAAGACAAAATTTGATTGGGGCACGATTGCTGGCCAAACAGATAAAGCGATTAATAAGTGTTTAGGAGAAAGTGTAGTAACCATATAA
- a CDS encoding DUF4912 domain-containing protein has product MIEQILALREKGYSFRKIADQLNTTVGKVQYRYQKHLQAKEEAVQEESIDFTHSVPASYERDEITLLPQSPTVIYTFWEISASLRQMFEHQCRAPWHDLRKQLRIYDCTMIEFNGHNAHRYFDIDLPEMTNNWTIHNIQPNRTYIVDFGIRTRQQSFLSLLRSNAIDTPRFDEGDKGIHVESVNEWKNGESIEPKWLEHFSTYSYYETVK; this is encoded by the coding sequence GTGATTGAACAAATCTTAGCTCTTCGTGAAAAAGGGTATTCTTTTCGAAAGATTGCCGATCAACTTAACACAACAGTAGGGAAAGTGCAGTATCGTTATCAAAAGCATCTTCAAGCGAAAGAAGAGGCAGTACAAGAAGAATCTATTGATTTCACTCATAGTGTACCAGCAAGTTATGAACGGGATGAAATCACGTTATTACCACAAAGTCCAACTGTGATTTACACCTTTTGGGAGATAAGTGCTTCATTACGACAAATGTTCGAACATCAGTGCAGAGCGCCTTGGCATGATTTAAGAAAACAGCTCAGAATCTATGATTGCACAATGATTGAATTTAATGGACACAATGCACACCGCTATTTTGATATCGATCTTCCTGAGATGACAAATAATTGGACGATTCATAACATCCAACCGAACAGAACGTATATCGTTGATTTTGGTATTAGAACAAGACAACAATCGTTTCTTTCACTCCTTCGATCTAATGCGATAGATACACCACGCTTTGATGAGGGAGATAAAGGAATACATGTAGAGTCTGTAAATGAATGGAAAAATGGGGAATCAATTGAGCCAAAATGGCTCGAGCATTTTAGTACGTATTCTTATTATGAAACGGTTAAATAA
- the rpmG gene encoding 50S ribosomal protein L33, with product MRVQVTLACTETGDRNYITTKNKRTNPERIELKKYSPRLKRHTVHRETK from the coding sequence ATGCGTGTACAAGTAACTCTTGCTTGCACTGAAACAGGAGATCGTAACTATATTACAACAAAAAATAAACGTACTAATCCTGAGCGTATTGAATTAAAAAAATACAGCCCAAGATTAAAGCGTCATACTGTGCATCGTGAAACAAAGTAA
- a CDS encoding DUF92 domain-containing protein yields the protein MIVILLVAVVLIAVIAYYKQKLTLSGMIAALFVGSLIAFSLQIYGLLLLGIFFVTSTFLGSLRSESNRLEITAKGEKRDAIQVLANGGVSALFAGLYYFIPSPLLLCGFVGSLAAANSDTWASEIGSFSKNRPFHIIKRKRVDVGTSGAITALGTAAAFAGSFVIVVFAILFWSGSFYNSHILLITLTLIGFISHFIDSLLGAMYQVKYRCPACELETEQTRHCGQSTEKIEGTAWVNNDVVNLACTSVGALLGLLVGVLLF from the coding sequence ATGATTGTTATATTACTGGTAGCTGTGGTTTTAATAGCCGTTATTGCCTATTACAAACAAAAATTAACGTTATCAGGAATGATTGCAGCTTTGTTTGTAGGTAGCCTAATTGCGTTCAGTTTACAAATATACGGTTTGCTCCTATTAGGTATTTTTTTCGTGACTTCTACTTTTTTAGGTTCTCTAAGGTCAGAATCAAATCGTTTAGAGATCACTGCAAAAGGTGAGAAAAGAGACGCGATACAAGTACTTGCAAATGGAGGTGTCTCTGCACTATTCGCTGGGTTATATTACTTCATTCCATCTCCTCTATTACTTTGCGGGTTTGTTGGGAGTTTAGCTGCTGCTAATTCGGATACATGGGCTTCTGAAATAGGATCGTTTAGTAAAAATCGTCCATTTCACATTATAAAAAGGAAACGTGTAGATGTTGGTACATCTGGAGCGATAACGGCGTTAGGCACGGCAGCTGCTTTTGCTGGAAGTTTTGTGATCGTTGTGTTTGCTATTTTATTTTGGTCGGGAAGTTTTTATAATAGTCATATCTTATTAATAACTTTGACATTAATCGGATTTATTAGTCATTTTATTGATAGCCTTCTAGGGGCAATGTATCAAGTGAAGTATCGTTGTCCGGCATGTGAATTGGAAACGGAGCAAACTCGACACTGTGGGCAAAGTACTGAAAAGATTGAAGGGACAGCATGGGTAAATAATGATGTAGTGAACTTGGCTTGTACAAGTGTCGGCGCACTATTAGGTCTTTTAGTTGGTGTGCTACTTTTTTAA
- a CDS encoding ThiF family adenylyltransferase: MEKSLERYSRQIRFSPIGEKGQLRLSEKSVLIVGIGALGTVLANHLVRAGVGLVRIVDRDYVEMSNLQRQMLFDEKDVNDSLPKAVAAEQKLKLINSDVEIEAIVADVTVETLPDLIEGIDLVLDGTDNFRTRFLLNDVCFKNGIPFAYGGAVSARGMSALFIPGKTPCLRCFISQGEGTGQTCDTIGVISPVVDIVASYQVIEVLKYLVGDEAALRGTLRSFDVWRNHQFDLKMDSSKDGCPTCQLKEYPALVEEEDHVTTLCGRETVQIQRSEKTDLKLWAKKLEKVAAVHNTPFLLRVQLDEGERLVLFPDGRVLVQGTEDIARAKSLYSKYIGG, from the coding sequence TTGGAAAAGTCATTAGAGAGGTATTCAAGACAAATTCGTTTTTCACCTATAGGGGAAAAGGGACAATTGAGGTTATCGGAAAAATCAGTGCTAATAGTAGGGATTGGTGCACTTGGGACAGTACTTGCGAATCACCTCGTTCGTGCTGGTGTTGGACTCGTTCGAATCGTTGACCGAGATTACGTTGAAATGAGTAATTTACAAAGGCAAATGTTATTTGATGAGAAAGATGTGAATGATAGTCTACCTAAGGCAGTTGCCGCTGAGCAAAAATTGAAACTAATTAATTCGGATGTTGAAATTGAAGCGATTGTAGCTGATGTAACGGTTGAAACCCTACCCGATTTAATAGAAGGGATCGATCTTGTCTTAGATGGAACAGATAATTTTAGAACCCGCTTTCTTCTGAATGACGTGTGTTTCAAAAATGGGATCCCATTTGCATATGGTGGAGCAGTGAGTGCAAGAGGCATGTCTGCTTTATTTATCCCTGGTAAGACTCCATGTTTGCGTTGCTTTATAAGTCAAGGAGAAGGAACTGGTCAGACGTGCGATACAATTGGTGTTATCAGTCCAGTTGTCGATATTGTAGCTTCTTATCAAGTGATTGAAGTATTGAAATATTTGGTGGGAGATGAAGCTGCTCTTAGAGGAACATTGCGAAGTTTTGATGTATGGAGAAATCATCAATTTGACCTGAAAATGGATTCTTCAAAGGATGGTTGCCCAACGTGTCAATTAAAAGAATATCCCGCATTAGTAGAAGAGGAAGATCATGTGACCACACTTTGTGGAAGAGAGACTGTACAAATTCAACGCTCAGAAAAAACTGATTTAAAGCTTTGGGCCAAAAAACTTGAAAAGGTTGCTGCAGTTCACAATACCCCATTTCTTTTAAGAGTACAATTAGATGAAGGAGAAAGACTTGTTTTGTTTCCTGATGGAAGGGTTCTTGTACAAGGGACAGAAGACATAGCAAGAGCTAAATCTTTGTATAGTAAATATATAGGTGGGTAA